Proteins from one Ficedula albicollis isolate OC2 unplaced genomic scaffold, FicAlb1.5 N00547, whole genome shotgun sequence genomic window:
- the LOC101814922 gene encoding chemokine-like receptor 1: MALPNLSDYLDGLNNYSDYADYTYEDTGSAWADPAHNPKDITRILSVIIYSVSCVLGILGNGLVIAIIALKMKKSVNAVWFLNLAVADFLFNIFLPINIAYTAMSYHWIFGTVMCKLNSFLLILNMYTSVLLLTTISFDRYVSVVFPVWSQNHRSPSLAYGVCVVIWSLGIVMSCPSLVFRDTAQSRGSVICFSNFSLSRNRSYHGLALARHRTVNVTRFLAGYILPITIITFCYVAIVINLRRNRLAKSKKPFKIIVTIIVTFFLCWSPYHLLNPHRSHSSQDSQARLGIWDGVRK; this comes from the coding sequence ATGGCTCTGCCCAACCTGTCTGATTACCTGGATGGCCTCAACAACTACAGCGACTACGCCGACTACACCTACGAGGACACGGGCAGTGCGTGGGCAGACCCGGCCCACAACCCCAAGGACATCACCAGGATCCTGTCTGTCATCATCTACAGCGTCTCCTGCGTGCTGGGCATCCTGGGCAACGGCCTGGTCATCGCCATCATCGCCCTCAAGATGAAGAAATCTGTCAACGCCGTCTGGTTCCTCAACCTGGCCGTGGCCGACTTCCTCTTCAACATCTTCCTGCCCATCAACATCGCCTACACGGCCATGAGCTACCACTGGATCTTCGGGACGGTCATGTGCAAGCTCAACTCCTTCCTGCTCATCCTCAACATGTACACCAGcgtgctgctgctcaccaccATCAGCTTCGACCGCTACGTGTCCGTGGTGTTCCCGGTGTGGTCGCAGAACCACCGCTCGCCCAGCCTGGCCTACGGCGTGTGCGTGGTCATCTGGAGCCTGGGCATCGTCATGAGCTGCCCCTCGCTCGTCTTCCGCGACACGGCGCAGAGCCGCGGCTCCGTCATCTGCTTCAGCAACTTCTCGCTCTCCAGGAACAGATCCTACCACGGGCTGGCGCTGGCCAGGCACCGCACGGTGAACGTCACCAGGTTCCTGGCTGGCTACATCCTGcccatcaccatcatcacctTCTGCTACGTCGCCATCGTCATCAACCTGCGCCGCAACCGCCTGGCCAAGTCCAAGAAGCCCTTCAAGATCATCGTCACCATCATTGTCAccttcttcctctgctggagTCCCTACCACCTGCTGAACCCCCATCGCTCCCACTCTTCCCAGGATTCCCAGGCACgattgggaatttgggatggggtGAGGAAATAG
- the ABHD8 gene encoding protein ABHD8 has protein sequence MLTTLTDGFLCCLLGKTPNAVGPLDSVESRDGFTFLEVKPGRILRIRHSAPERAEPAEPAEPARDRRGAVRCRRRITLYRNGQLLIENLGEAEGHGNPEPDANAELEAPDPPGIPSGMGIPSRDGAKRRKRKPKKVVTVDCQKRITSCKGTHGDVVLFFIHGVGGSLDIWKEQLEFFARLGYEVVAPDLAGHGCSSAPPVAAAYTFYALAEDMRAVFKRYAKKRNILVGHSYGVSFCTFLAHEYPELVHKVIMINGGGPTALEPSLCSIFNLPPCVLHCLSPCLAWSFLKAGFARQGAKEKQLLKEGNAFNVSSFVLRATMSGQYWPEGDELYHAELAVPVLLVHGMHDKFVPVEEDQRMAEILLIAFLKVIDEGSHMVMLECPDTVNTLLHEFVLWEPDTPDGDSDGDTK, from the exons aTGCTGACCACCCTCACCGACggcttcctctgctgcctgctgggcaaGACCCCCAACGCCGTGGGGCCGCTGGACAGCGTCGAGTCCCGCGACGGCTTCACCTTCCTGGAGGTCAAACCGGGGCGCATCCTGCGGATCCGCCACAGCGCTCCCGAGCGCGCCGAACCGGCCGAACCGGCGGAACCGGCGCGGGACCGGCGCGGCGCCGTGCGCTGCCGCCGCCGCATCACGCTCTACCGCAACGGGCAGCTGCTGATCGAGAACCTGGGCGAGGCCGAGGGGCACGGCAACCCCGAGCCTGATGCCAACGCCGAGCTGGAGGCGCCGGATCCGCCCGGGATTCCCTCGGGAATG GGAATCCCGTCCAGGGACGGCGCCAAGCGCCGCAAGCGCAAACCCAAGAAGGTGGTGACGGTGGATTGCCAGAAACGCATCACCAGCTGCAAGGGCACGCACGGGGACGTGGTGCTCTTCTTCATCCACGGCGTGGGCGGCTCCCTGGACAtctggaaggagcagctggagttCTTCGCCAGGCTCGGGTACGAGGTGGTGGCGCCGGACCTGGCCGGGCACGGCTGCAGCTCGGCGCCGCCCGTGGCCGCCGCCTACACCTTCTACGCGCTGGCCGAGGACATGAGGGCCGTGTTCAAGAGATACGCCAAGAAGAGGAACATCCTGGTGGGGCATTCCTACGG GGTGTCCTTCTGCACCTTCCTGGCGCACGAGTACCCGGAGCTGGTGCACAAGGTGATCATGATCAACGGCGGCGGCCCCACGGCGCTggagcccagcctgtgctccatCTTCAACCTGCCCCCCTGCGTGCTGCACTGCCTGTCCCCCTGCCTGGCCTGGAGCTTCCTCAA GGCCGGCTTTGCCCGCCAAGGTGccaaagagaagcagctgctgaaggagggCAACGCCTTCAACGTCTCGTCCTTCGTGCTGCGGGCCACCATGAGCGGCCAGTACTGGCCCGAGGGCGACGAGCTGTACCACGCCGAGCTGGCCGTGCCCGTGCTGCTGGTCCACGGCATGCACGACAAGTTTGTGCCCGTGGAGGAGGACCAGAGGATGGCAGAG ATCCTGCTGATCGCCTTCCTGAAGGTGATCGACGAGGGCAGCCACATGGTGATGCTCGAGTGTCCCGACACGGTGAACACGCTGCTGCACGAGTTCGTCCTCTGGGAGCCCGACACGCCCGACGGCGACAGCGACGGCGACACCAAATGA